In Mercurialis annua linkage group LG5, ddMerAnnu1.2, whole genome shotgun sequence, a single genomic region encodes these proteins:
- the LOC126680305 gene encoding protein PLANT CADMIUM RESISTANCE 3-like: MSSQPHDHSKTDLVPWSTGICDCSSDLRTCCMSCLCPCVIFGRVADILDKGKTSTATSGALYVILACIAGPCLVSAPYRSKLRRQYNIEGSRPRDCLVHCFCDPCALAQEYRELQNKGFNMKLGWEGNLEKQNGKAAIAPEVEIGMQR, translated from the exons ATGTCTTCTCAGCCACACGATCACTCTAAAACTGATCTGGTCCCTTGGTCAACAGGGATTTGTGATTGCTCCTCCGATTTGCGAACCT GTTGCATGTCATGTTTGTGCCCGTGTGTTATTTTTGGTCGAGTTGCAGATATCCTTGACAAGGGAAAAACAT CAACAGCAACAAGTGGGGCTCTATATGTAATACTAGCATGCATAGCTGGTCCATGTCTCGTTTCAGCTCCATATCGTTCAAAACTCAGAAGACAATATAATATCGAAGGAAGCCGCCCTAGGGATTGTTTAGTCCATTGTTTTTGCGATCCATGCGCCTTGGCTCAAGAATACCGTGAGCTACAAAATAAGGGGTTCAATATGAAATTAG GATGGGAAGGAAATTTGGAGAAGCAGAATGGGAAGGCAGCAATAGCTCCTGAGGTGGAAATTGGGATGCAGAGATAG